Below is a window of Pseudomonas monteilii DNA.
GCGGATCACCGCCAGTTGCTGGAAGTCCTTTTCGCCGAACACGGCCAGGTCCGGCTGCACCATGTTGAACAGCTTGCTGACCACCGTCGCCACGCCTTCGAAATGCCCAGGACGGCTGGCGCCGCACAGGCCTTCGGACAGGTAGGGCACGCTGACCCGGGTCTGCACGGCCATGCCATCGGGGTACATGTCCTCGACCCCCGGTGCGAACAGCAGGTTGCAGCCGGCGTCGAACAGCTTCTCCTGATCGGCCGCCAGGGTGCGCGGGTAGTTGCCCAGGTCCTCGTTGGCGCCGAACTGCAGCGGGTTGACGAAGATGCTGGCGACCACGAAGTCGGCGCGCTGCGCGGCCTTGGTCACCAGGGCCACATGACCGCTGTGCAGGTTGCCCATGGTCGGCACGAAGCCGATCCGCTTGCCTTCCCCGCGTGCGCGGGCCACGGCGGCACGCAGTTCCCGGACGGTCTTGACGGTATTCATGCGCTGAATCCATGTTCGGTGGCAGGGAAGGTGACGTGTTTGACGGCCTCGACATAGGCTGCCAGGGCGCTCGGGATGTCCGGCTGGCCGGCCATGAAGTTCTTCACGAACCGCGGCGAGCGACCGCTCAGCGACAGGCCGAGCATGTCGTGCAGCACCAGCACCTGGCCATCTGTGGCGCTGCCGGCACCAATGCCGATCACTGGTACGCTGGCGGCCTGGCTGATCTGTGCGGCCAACTCGGTGGGCACGCATTCGAGCAGGAGCATGGCGGCGCCGGCGCGCTCCAGGGCCAGGGCGTCTTCACGCAACTGCTGGGCCTGGCTTTCCTGGCGACCTTGCACCTTGTAGCCGCCCATCACGTTCACCGTCTGCGGGGTCAGGCCCAGGTGCGCGCACACCGGCACCCCACGTTCGGCCAGGCGGGTGATGGTCTCGGCCAGCCAGGCCGCGCCTTCGATCTTGATCATGTGGGCGCCTGCCTGCATCAGCGTGGCGCTGTTGGCGAAGGCCTGCTCCGGCGTGGCATGGGCCATGAAGGGCAGGTCGGCCAGGATCAGCGAGCGGGGCGCGGCGCGTTTAACGCAGGCGGTGTGGTAGGCCATGTCGGTGACACTGACCGGCAAGGTGCTGTCATGCCCTTGCAGCACCATGCCCAGCGAATCACCCACCAGCAGAACCTCCACACCTGCATCACTGGCGGCCTTGGCGAAGGTCGCGTCGTAGCAGGTGAGCATGGTGATCTTTTCCCCCTTGGCCTTCAGGCCGTACAGGGTGGTCAGGGTGACGTCAGGCATGTGGCATTCCTCGTTGGCGTCGCAGGCAGGCCGGTTCGCTCCGGCTGCCATGGCGTCGGCACATCATCGTACGTGATGTTCATGGTCTACGGCCGTGACGGCAGGGGCCACGGGCCGCCTATAGTCGTGAGCGAGGCAGGGGAAGTCAATGATCCTGTTACCGCGACGTTACCCTGTGCCGGGCGGTGTTACCGAGGCACAGGTAACGCGGGATTACAGGCGCTCCAGCCCAATGAGCGGGCAGGCCTGCAGCAGGTCCGCCAGGCGCCGGCCATCGGCCAGCTGGAAGTCGGCCGGGACCAGTTCTGCCAGCGGGTAGAGCACGAACGCGCGGGCGTGCAGGTGGTAGTGCGGCACTTTCAGGCGGGGCTCGTCGATGAGCGCGTCGCCGAACAGGATGATGTCCAGGTCCAGGGTCCGCGGCCCCCAGCGCTCGTGCCGCTCACGGCCTTGGACGTGCTCGATGGCCTGCAGGGCATCGAGCAACGCCAGCGGCGCCAGTTCGGTGTCCAGCGCCGCGACCGCGTTGGTGTAGCGGGGCTGGCCGGGCAGCAGCGAATCGCTGGTGTAGAACGACGACACGCTGGCCAGGTGCGACGCAGGGAGCGCCGCCAGCGTCTGCACGGCGCTGTGCAGCTGGGCCGTCGGCGCCGACAGGTTGCTGCCCAGACCGATGTAGGCGCGTACGCTCACGTCAGTCCCAGCTGTCATCGCCGCCCTGCTTGCGCTTGCTGTTGCTGCGCTTGCGCTTGCGCGGCGCGGCGCCTTCGTCGCGGCTGCCCAGGTCACGGATCATGGCGCGTCGTCCGCCTTCGTTGGCGTCCTGGTAGTCGGTCCACCACTGGCCGAGCTCGTCGGTCTGCTCGCCAGCGCTTTCACGCAGCAGCAGGAAGTCGTAGCCGGCGCGGAAGCGTGGGTTGTCCAGCAACAGGTCGGCCCGTTTGCCGCTGCGCCGTGGCAGGCGTTCCTGCATGTCCCAGATCTCGCGGATCGGCAAGGTGAAACGCTTGGGGATGGCGATGCGCTGGCACTGATCGGCGATCAGGTCGTTGGCCGCGGCGTTCATCGCCGGAATCGGCGGCACGCCCTGGCTCTGGAGGTACAGCACACGCCCCGGCAAGGCCGGCCACAGCAGCGCGGCGAACAGGAACGCAGGCGTGACCGGCTTGCCCTGGCTGACGCGCAGGTCGGTGTTGGTCAGGGCCTGGCTGATCAGGGTGTGGGTGTAGGTCGGACGCTCGTCCAGCGCATGGGCGCTGTCCGGGAACAACGCCTGGAACAGCTCCAGGTCGACCAGCATCTCGAACGCCAGCGCGCCATGGCCGGAGAGGAACAGCTTGAGCACTTCCTCGAACAGGCGGGCAGGCGGGATTTCCCGCAGCAGCGACGACAGCTCGCGAATGGGCAGGAAGGTGTGCTTCTCGATACCGAAGTCGAGCTTGGCGGCGAAACGCACGGCCCGCAGCATGCGCACCGGGTCTTCCTGGTAGCGCTGGGTCGGATCACCGATCAGGCGGATCAGGCGGTTGCGGATGTCGTGGACACCATTGGCGTAGTCGAGGATGCGCTCGCTGACCGGGTCGTAGTACAGCGCATTGATCGTGAAGTCGCGGCGCTGCGCATCGTCTTCGAGGGTGCCGTAGACGTTGTCGCGCAGGATGCGGCCGCTGGCGTTGTGCGACGAGCGGTGCGTGTCCGACTGGTCTTCGTCCGAGTGATGGGCACGGAAGGTAGCGACTTCGATGATGTCGCGGCCGAACTGCACGTGCACGAGCTTGAAGCGGCGACCGATGATCCGCGCATTGCGGAATTCGGCCCGTACCTGCTCGGGCGTGGCGCTGGTGGCGACGTCGAAGTCCTTGGGCTGGATGCCCAGCAGCAGGTCGCGCACGCAGCCACCGACCAGGTAGGCCTGGTAGCCCGCGGCCTGGAGGCGCTCGACGATGCCGACGGCATGGCGGCTGAACTGGCCGCGCTGCAGCGAATGTTGGCTACTGTTGATCACCTCGGGCGTGGTGCGCCGGTGGTGCTGGCCCCCAACGGGAGGGCGGAATGACTGGAACAGCTTCTTCAGCATGGGAGGCACTGTTTGAAGGAATGTTCGGCCAAGGATGAGTGAATGGCCGCATGATGGGCGGGGATTCTAGCATTTACTCGAGGAATGGTGTAGGCGGGACGAGCAGGGTGCTGGAGGCCGGAAACGACATGGGGAGCCGAAGCTCCCCAGGAAAGTCGTTGCGTGCTCTTGTTGTTTTTCTAGCGGGCTTCTTGTTTTTGTTGAGTGCCCTACCCGGGGGATCTCCCCTGGGTCACTCCCAAAGCGGGAGTGAAGAGCAAACGGATTGCTTTGGACGCCGAGTCGTGCTGATCAACCGATCCAATCTGTTCAGGCGCTGCTTTTCAGTGCAGTTTTTGTTGTTCTCTGCCAGATTGTGGGGCAAGCCCCAAACACCATTCCTCTCCAAAAGAATCAGTTAGCTGCGCCTCCGCCGTCTTGTTCTTATTGTGCGTGAGCCGATTCGTCTTGTTCTTATTCTGTTTTGCCATGCTTGTTATTGTTTTTGTACTAAGCATATAGCAGATGCCGTGCCAACTTTGCGAAACCCCCTGAAACCGGGGGTCTGACGGCAGACAGGCCTGCGACGGGCTGTCGCAGGAGAAAGATTTCGTTACCGTACGCCTCGGACTGTTACGCCAGAGGCCGGAGAGGTAACAGTTTTGTCGGGAGCTGGAGCCGCACGGCTCTGGAAAGCGCGAAGGCGGCCACTGCCGCCTTCCTGGGTGTCAGCCTTCGCTGGCCACGTTGCTCTTGCGCCGAGGAATGCCCAGGCGCTGTCGGCGCTCCCACAGGCATTTGCGGCTCACGCCCAGCTTGCGGGCCAGTTCGGTCTCGGTCATGTGGTCCTGATGCTCGAGTACGAAGTGGTGGAAGTAGTCTTCCAGCGACAGGTCTTCGGTCGGCTCATGGTTGCTCGGGCCGGTGCTGTTGACGTTCGAGTCCTCGAACGGGCCGTCGTCCTCCAGATCACCCAGCTCGATGTCGATGCCCAGCAGGTCGGCGGAAATTTCCGCGCTTTCGCTCAGGATGACGGCGCGCTCCACCGCGTTTTCCAGCTCGCGCACGTTACCCGGCCAACCGTAATGACGGATGGCCTGCTCGGCCTCGTGGGAGAAGCGCAGGTCATCACGGCCCAGGCGGGTGGCGTGCCGGGCCAGGAACGCCTTGGCGATCTCGTTGACATCGCTGCCGCGCTCGCGCAAAGCCGGCAGCTTCAGGGCGATCACGTGCAGGCGGTAGTACAGGTCTTCGCGGAACTGGCCGATCTTGGCCAGGCTCTTGAGGTCCCGATGGGTCGCGGCGATCAGGCGCACGTCGACCTTCTGCGACTGCACCGAGCCGACCCGGCGAATCTCGCCTTCCTGCAGCACCCGCAGCAGACGGGCCTGCGCTTCCAGCGGCAGCTCGCCGATCTCGTCGAGGAACAGCGTGCCGCCATCGGCGGCCTCCACCAGCCCCGCACGCCCGGCGTTGGCACCGGTGAACGCGCCTTTCTCGTGGCCGAACAGCTCCGACTCGATCAGGGTTTCCGGAATGGCCGCGCAGTTGACCGAGATCATCGGGGCCTTGGCGCGTCGCGACAGGTTGTGCAGGGCGCGGGCGACCAGTTCCTTGCCGGTCCCCGATTCGCCTTGCACCAGTACGTTGGAATCGGTGGGCGCCACCTTGCGAATCTTGACGAACAGGTCCTGCATCGGGGCACAGGCGCCGATGATGCCGATGTCGCCATTGCCGTTGAGGGCAGGGGCGCCCTTGTCGCCGGCGGCCGGCTTGCTCGCGGGCCGCGTTTCGCCAGGGCCAGGAGACGCCGGGGCACGCTGGTGATCGCGCAGGATACGGGCGACCGCCTGGAGCATCTCGTCGTGGTCGAACGGCTTGGCGATGTAGTCCACCGCGCCCATCTTCATCGAGTCCACCGCCGAGCGCAGGCTGGCGTAGCTGGTCATGATCAGCACCGGAGTGCCTTCGCCCAGCTTGATCAGTTCGGTCCCCGGTGCGCCAGGCAGGCGCAGGTCGCTGACGATCATGTCGAAGCTGGGGATGCTGAAGCGTTCCTGGGCCTCCTGCACCGAGCCCGCTTCGCTGACCTGGTACTGGTTGCGCTCCAGCAGGCGGCGCAGGGCCGAGCGGATGATGGTTTCGTCTTCGACGATCAGAATGTGCGGCATTGATTCAATTCTCTCGACGGTCTCGATTCTCGGGGGACGTCGCCGTGACATGCCGGGGCAGGGTCACGCGAATCCGGGTACCTCGTTGCCGTTCGATATCGGCCGGGCTGTCGATCGTGATGTGTCCATAATGCTCTTCCACGATGGAATAGACCAGTGCGAGCCCGAGCCCGGTTCCCTCGCCAGGGTCCTTGGTGGTGAAGAACGGTTCGAACAGGCGGTCCATGATCGCCTTGGGAATGCCGGTGCCCTCGTCCTCGACGATCAGGTCGACGGTGTGCTCGCAGGCCGTGCTGCGCACGCGCACGGCGCTGCCGGGTGGCGAGGCGTCGCGGGCGTTGGACAGCAG
It encodes the following:
- a CDS encoding pantoate--beta-alanine ligase — its product is MNTVKTVRELRAAVARARGEGKRIGFVPTMGNLHSGHVALVTKAAQRADFVVASIFVNPLQFGANEDLGNYPRTLAADQEKLFDAGCNLLFAPGVEDMYPDGMAVQTRVSVPYLSEGLCGASRPGHFEGVATVVSKLFNMVQPDLAVFGEKDFQQLAVIRAMVRDLNLPVQILGEPTVRAADGLALSSRNGYLDATQRAVAPVLYQVLSGIAEALRQGTRDFAQQISAAQARLLAAGLRPDYLEIRHAVTLQPAQAEDDDVVIIAAAYLGTTRLIDNVHVKLQRVSPDA
- the panB gene encoding 3-methyl-2-oxobutanoate hydroxymethyltransferase (catalyzes the formation of tetrahydrofolate and 2-dehydropantoate from 5,10-methylenetetrahydrofolate and 3-methyl-2-oxobutanoate), whose translation is MPDVTLTTLYGLKAKGEKITMLTCYDATFAKAASDAGVEVLLVGDSLGMVLQGHDSTLPVSVTDMAYHTACVKRAAPRSLILADLPFMAHATPEQAFANSATLMQAGAHMIKIEGAAWLAETITRLAERGVPVCAHLGLTPQTVNVMGGYKVQGRQESQAQQLREDALALERAGAAMLLLECVPTELAAQISQAASVPVIGIGAGSATDGQVLVLHDMLGLSLSGRSPRFVKNFMAGQPDIPSALAAYVEAVKHVTFPATEHGFSA
- a CDS encoding 2-amino-4-hydroxy-6-hydroxymethyldihydropteridine pyrophosphokinase, with product MTAGTDVSVRAYIGLGSNLSAPTAQLHSAVQTLAALPASHLASVSSFYTSDSLLPGQPRYTNAVAALDTELAPLALLDALQAIEHVQGRERHERWGPRTLDLDIILFGDALIDEPRLKVPHYHLHARAFVLYPLAELVPADFQLADGRRLADLLQACPLIGLERL
- a CDS encoding poly(A) polymerase — encoded protein: MLKKLFQSFRPPVGGQHHRRTTPEVINSSQHSLQRGQFSRHAVGIVERLQAAGYQAYLVGGCVRDLLLGIQPKDFDVATSATPEQVRAEFRNARIIGRRFKLVHVQFGRDIIEVATFRAHHSDEDQSDTHRSSHNASGRILRDNVYGTLEDDAQRRDFTINALYYDPVSERILDYANGVHDIRNRLIRLIGDPTQRYQEDPVRMLRAVRFAAKLDFGIEKHTFLPIRELSSLLREIPPARLFEEVLKLFLSGHGALAFEMLVDLELFQALFPDSAHALDERPTYTHTLISQALTNTDLRVSQGKPVTPAFLFAALLWPALPGRVLYLQSQGVPPIPAMNAAANDLIADQCQRIAIPKRFTLPIREIWDMQERLPRRSGKRADLLLDNPRFRAGYDFLLLRESAGEQTDELGQWWTDYQDANEGGRRAMIRDLGSRDEGAAPRKRKRSNSKRKQGGDDSWD
- a CDS encoding Fis family transcriptional regulator encodes the protein MPHILIVEDETIIRSALRRLLERNQYQVSEAGSVQEAQERFSIPSFDMIVSDLRLPGAPGTELIKLGEGTPVLIMTSYASLRSAVDSMKMGAVDYIAKPFDHDEMLQAVARILRDHQRAPASPGPGETRPASKPAAGDKGAPALNGNGDIGIIGACAPMQDLFVKIRKVAPTDSNVLVQGESGTGKELVARALHNLSRRAKAPMISVNCAAIPETLIESELFGHEKGAFTGANAGRAGLVEAADGGTLFLDEIGELPLEAQARLLRVLQEGEIRRVGSVQSQKVDVRLIAATHRDLKSLAKIGQFREDLYYRLHVIALKLPALRERGSDVNEIAKAFLARHATRLGRDDLRFSHEAEQAIRHYGWPGNVRELENAVERAVILSESAEISADLLGIDIELGDLEDDGPFEDSNVNSTGPSNHEPTEDLSLEDYFHHFVLEHQDHMTETELARKLGVSRKCLWERRQRLGIPRRKSNVASEG